The Palleronia sp. THAF1 genome window below encodes:
- the ubiB gene encoding 2-polyprenylphenol 6-hydroxylase: MRGPHNIWRLIRTGATLERTGAMTVLLDAFGAPRSLRLAARTLGWPFKWLGYKGDPNLPPATRAITALGPAYIKFGQVLSTRPDVVGDEVALQLRMLQDRLPPFPRDVALATIASELEVDPDTIFADFSEPIAAASIAQVHHATLRETGQDVAIKVLRPGIERAFRRDVDAFYFAARIVDLLAPSARRLKPMDVIRHFDGVVQGELDLRLETSAAAEFAANTEADEGFRLPQVHWFLSSRRVMTLDWADGLGANDIEGIIAAGHDRKALGERVLRLFLSHALRDGFFHADMHQGNLKIARNGDIIALDFGIMGRLDAYTRRVYAEILFGFIRKDYRRVAEVHFEAGYVPPDRDVDEFARALRAVGEPIFGMDATRISMGRLLSYLFEVTERFGMETRTELILLQRTMVVVEGVSRSLYPQINIWEVSRPIVEDYIRDNLGPKAFARDLAQTARVLARFGPRLPQLAEAALIRQGTPSNPEPKRDWKGLALAAVLGAAAASAVAVVAVGL, from the coding sequence ACGCTGGAGCGGACCGGAGCGATGACGGTCCTGCTGGACGCGTTCGGCGCGCCGCGTTCCTTACGACTCGCCGCGCGCACCCTTGGCTGGCCGTTCAAATGGCTGGGCTACAAGGGCGATCCGAACCTGCCGCCCGCGACCCGCGCGATCACTGCGCTGGGCCCCGCCTACATCAAGTTCGGGCAGGTCCTGTCTACCCGCCCCGATGTCGTCGGCGACGAGGTGGCGTTGCAGTTGCGCATGTTGCAGGACCGCCTGCCACCCTTCCCGCGCGACGTCGCGCTGGCCACTATCGCCTCTGAACTCGAAGTCGATCCCGATACGATCTTCGCGGACTTTTCCGAACCCATCGCCGCCGCGTCGATCGCGCAGGTCCACCACGCGACCCTGCGCGAGACGGGCCAAGATGTTGCGATCAAGGTCCTGCGTCCCGGCATCGAACGTGCGTTCCGGCGTGATGTGGATGCCTTCTATTTCGCCGCCCGGATCGTCGACCTGCTGGCCCCATCAGCGCGTCGCCTGAAGCCGATGGACGTGATCCGCCACTTCGACGGCGTCGTTCAAGGTGAGCTGGACCTGCGGCTTGAAACCTCTGCCGCCGCCGAATTCGCCGCGAACACCGAAGCGGACGAGGGTTTCCGCCTGCCGCAAGTTCATTGGTTCCTGTCGTCCCGCCGTGTGATGACGCTGGACTGGGCCGATGGTTTGGGCGCGAACGACATCGAAGGCATCATCGCCGCAGGCCACGACCGCAAAGCACTGGGCGAACGCGTGCTGCGGCTGTTCTTAAGCCACGCGTTGCGGGACGGGTTCTTCCACGCTGACATGCACCAGGGAAACCTGAAGATCGCCCGCAATGGCGATATCATCGCGCTGGATTTCGGGATCATGGGGCGGCTGGATGCCTATACCCGGCGCGTCTACGCGGAAATCCTGTTCGGCTTCATCCGCAAGGACTACCGCCGCGTCGCCGAGGTCCATTTCGAGGCTGGTTACGTTCCGCCGGACCGCGATGTTGATGAGTTCGCCCGCGCCCTGCGCGCCGTTGGTGAGCCAATCTTCGGCATGGACGCCACGCGGATCTCGATGGGGCGCTTGCTGAGCTACCTGTTCGAAGTGACGGAACGCTTCGGCATGGAAACGCGCACTGAACTGATCCTTCTGCAGCGCACGATGGTGGTCGTCGAAGGCGTGTCGCGATCGCTGTATCCGCAGATCAACATCTGGGAAGTCTCGCGCCCCATCGTCGAAGATTATATCCGCGACAATCTTGGACCGAAGGCCTTCGCTCGGGATCTGGCGCAAACCGCAAGGGTGCTGGCGCGGTTTGGCCCTCGCTTGCCGCAACTGGCGGAGGCGGCCTTGATCCGGCAGGGGACTCCATCGAACCCAGAGCCAAAGCGCGACTGGAAAGGCCTTGCGCTGGCCGCCGTTCTTGGTGCGGCAGCGGCCTCTGCGGTCGCGGTCGTTGCGGTGGGCCTGTGA